A genomic segment from Methanolobus zinderi encodes:
- the mtaA gene encoding methylcobamide:CoM methyltransferase MtaA: MEDLTLKERFVRSVKGKEVDKVPVCSVTQTGTVELMEACGAFWPEANYDAEKMATLAIAGHEVAGLEAVRLPFSTTVIAETLGCTIAEGSVDVQPYELDFPCKTTDDAKKLEIPGNLLESEGIRTVIEATGIIKEKVGDDVPIIAGMIGPAATAFYVAGANNYLRWCITEPEVFQELLAIGEAVCGEYANALYENGADAVIIIDSEAGPDLLPPPLFESIVLPMYRSLTSKMKGLKLLHICGDATDILEGLAVSGFQALSLEEKVDARYAKEIIGKRACLIGNISPAATLLAKSHENIKKEAKQCIEDGVDILAPGCGIAPRTPTSNIQALVDARDEYYIEKGLL, translated from the coding sequence ATGGAAGATTTAACCCTAAAAGAGCGTTTTGTACGCTCTGTGAAAGGAAAAGAGGTTGATAAAGTACCAGTATGTTCGGTTACACAAACAGGAACTGTTGAGCTCATGGAAGCCTGCGGAGCTTTCTGGCCGGAGGCAAATTACGATGCTGAAAAGATGGCAACACTAGCCATCGCAGGTCATGAAGTTGCCGGCCTTGAAGCAGTGCGTTTGCCCTTTTCCACAACTGTTATTGCAGAGACCCTGGGATGCACAATAGCTGAGGGTTCTGTCGATGTCCAGCCATATGAGCTTGACTTTCCATGCAAGACTACAGATGATGCAAAGAAACTGGAAATTCCCGGGAATCTTCTGGAAAGTGAAGGGATAAGAACTGTCATCGAAGCTACTGGAATCATAAAGGAAAAGGTGGGTGATGATGTCCCGATAATAGCCGGAATGATCGGACCTGCTGCCACTGCCTTTTATGTGGCGGGTGCAAACAATTACCTGCGCTGGTGCATCACCGAACCTGAAGTATTCCAGGAGTTGCTCGCAATCGGTGAGGCTGTTTGCGGAGAATATGCCAACGCACTTTATGAGAATGGAGCAGATGCGGTCATAATCATTGACTCTGAAGCCGGTCCTGATCTTCTCCCACCTCCTCTATTCGAATCTATTGTACTTCCCATGTACCGTTCATTAACATCGAAGATGAAAGGACTGAAATTGCTTCACATATGCGGAGATGCCACGGATATACTTGAAGGGCTGGCTGTGTCCGGGTTCCAGGCACTCAGTCTGGAGGAGAAGGTGGATGCAAGATATGCAAAGGAGATCATAGGCAAAAGAGCCTGCCTTATTGGTAACATCTCACCTGCGGCAACACTGCTTGCAAAGTCCCATGAGAATATAAAAAAGGAAGCAAAACAGTGCATTGAAGACGGAGTGGATATCCTTGCCCCGGGTTGTGGTATAGCACCACGTACACCAACATCCAATATCCAGGCACTTGTGGATGCGAGGGATGAATACTATATTGAGAAAGGGTTGTTGTGA
- a CDS encoding dihydrofolate reductase family protein — protein MGKVNLFIAASLDGYISRPDGSVDWLFTDGDYGYQEFYDSIGTVLMGRKTYDKVLEFGDYPYKDKRSIVFTRQDHPFQDIDKLEFVSGDIGKFTDSLRLSESDGIWLVGGSQIIRLFLEQDLIDEIILSIHPIILGNGIPLFDRIKKEVHMELINNASFESGLAQLHYRILKK, from the coding sequence GTGGGAAAAGTAAATCTATTCATTGCAGCAAGTCTCGATGGCTATATCTCCCGCCCCGATGGCAGTGTGGACTGGCTTTTTACGGATGGGGATTATGGATATCAGGAGTTCTATGATTCCATAGGGACAGTACTCATGGGAAGAAAGACATACGATAAGGTGCTGGAATTCGGAGACTATCCCTATAAAGACAAGAGATCGATCGTTTTCACAAGACAAGATCATCCTTTCCAGGATATCGATAAGCTGGAGTTTGTATCAGGAGATATTGGAAAATTCACAGATTCTCTGCGCCTGTCTGAAAGCGATGGAATCTGGCTTGTAGGTGGCTCGCAAATAATCAGACTTTTTCTTGAGCAGGATCTTATCGATGAAATCATCCTTTCGATCCATCCGATCATTCTGGGAAATGGAATCCCTCTTTTTGACCGTATAAAAAAAGAAGTTCATATGGAACTTATTAACAATGCCAGTTTTGAAAGCGGGCTTGCACAATTGCACTACAGGATATTGAAAAAATAG
- a CDS encoding carboxymuconolactone decarboxylase family protein encodes MPIISDKLPETIDAFSQLRSSIFKDSALDVKTKELIAIASAVLMRCEKCVEIHSQRALDNGATKDEIAEAISVAMFIAGGSQLHWTDVYDSILKDAE; translated from the coding sequence ATGCCAATAATATCTGACAAATTACCGGAAACGATTGACGCCTTTTCCCAGTTGAGATCAAGCATATTCAAAGACAGTGCCCTTGATGTGAAGACAAAGGAATTAATTGCCATTGCATCCGCCGTACTGATGAGATGTGAGAAGTGTGTGGAGATACATTCTCAGAGGGCTCTGGACAACGGAGCCACAAAAGATGAGATTGCTGAGGCTATTTCAGTTGCAATGTTCATTGCCGGAGGTTCCCAGCTTCACTGGACGGATGTGTATGACAGTATACTGAAAGATGCCGAATAG
- a CDS encoding potassium channel family protein, with protein MIPFIFSVIALTTIGFGDFAPSTDLGKVFTIIYVFIGLGILLGFVNASAEYFRRRQKERVSRRRKIHRKNPENTMEVQEDIE; from the coding sequence TTGATTCCTTTTATTTTTTCTGTGATAGCTCTTACGACCATAGGTTTTGGGGATTTTGCGCCCAGCACCGACCTGGGTAAGGTCTTCACCATCATCTATGTATTCATTGGTCTTGGGATACTTCTGGGCTTTGTTAACGCCAGTGCCGAGTATTTCAGGAGAAGACAGAAGGAAAGAGTAAGCAGAAGAAGGAAGATACACCGAAAAAATCCGGAAAATACCATGGAAGTGCAAGAAGATATTGAATAG
- a CDS encoding DUF5658 family protein: MELFSGSDSAYFKLFSLLKNVDFGEFFHDLRYVLIFYVLGDLLTTVFAIENGMGYEANFLIAVLLDYFGYYSIVILKLIFISFCFLDYLYLKRRGYRSMWDITRHMITLLGILVVINNLLVISGLWVPIYSFIYSI, encoded by the coding sequence TTGGAGTTGTTCTCAGGATCTGATAGTGCTTACTTTAAGTTATTTTCATTGCTGAAGAATGTGGATTTCGGCGAATTCTTCCACGATCTGAGGTATGTTCTTATCTTTTATGTTCTGGGCGATCTGCTTACAACCGTATTTGCTATTGAAAACGGAATGGGCTATGAAGCGAATTTTCTGATTGCAGTACTCCTTGATTATTTCGGATACTATAGCATTGTAATACTGAAATTGATCTTCATTTCCTTTTGTTTTCTAGACTACCTGTATCTTAAAAGACGTGGTTATCGTTCCATGTGGGATATTACAAGACATATGATAACCCTGCTGGGCATACTGGTGGTCATTAATAATCTGCTGGTAATCAGCGGTCTGTGGGTTCCGATATATAGTTTTATTTATAGTATATAA
- a CDS encoding dicarboxylate/amino acid:cation symporter, whose product MSGRYNLRDPLSIVHPRSLKHLHYQLNALVEGRLWLKILLGMFLGIVTGLVLGPSAGLIDPQTSYVIGEWLALPGYIFLALLQMIVVPLVVASIILGIAAGEDMEQLKKVGLRTVAYFLVTTAIAIMIGLGLAMTIDPGTYISTDTVQQTMGSETVQVAEETFSTPEVADVPGMISTILPTNPLGALATGQMLQVVIFSIIIGVALISMAPKQSKPLLELLGSLQEVSMTVVRWSMLLAPIAVFGLICKFTINLGVEALLGMLVYVGTVLLGLLMLLLFYMLIVATVARKNPISFLQSSRDVLLLAFSTSSSAAVMPLSIKTAEEKLGVRSSISQFVVPLGATINMNGTALYQSIAAVFLAQVFGVDLGFGALLLLMVTVVGASIGTPSTPGVGIVILAMILSTVGVPTAGIALIIGVDRILDMSRTAVNVIGDIVTCVVMDKWVDGKETAFEEPAEFTRHEMPRPSIGEDIAVSHADQQA is encoded by the coding sequence ATGTCAGGAAGATACAACTTACGCGACCCCCTATCTATTGTACATCCCCGATCATTAAAACATCTGCATTATCAACTGAACGCACTTGTTGAAGGCAGACTATGGCTTAAGATCCTTCTCGGTATGTTCCTTGGAATTGTCACAGGTCTTGTACTCGGTCCTTCCGCAGGCCTGATAGATCCACAGACCTCATACGTCATAGGAGAATGGCTGGCACTTCCGGGATATATCTTCCTTGCCCTGCTACAGATGATAGTCGTGCCTCTGGTGGTTGCCTCGATCATACTGGGTATTGCCGCCGGTGAGGATATGGAGCAGCTAAAAAAAGTGGGTCTGCGTACTGTAGCATACTTCCTTGTGACCACGGCCATCGCCATAATGATCGGTCTGGGACTGGCCATGACGATCGATCCGGGTACCTACATCAGTACAGACACGGTTCAGCAGACCATGGGTTCCGAGACCGTACAGGTAGCCGAAGAAACCTTCAGCACTCCTGAAGTTGCTGACGTTCCGGGGATGATATCAACCATATTGCCTACAAACCCTCTCGGAGCACTTGCCACGGGACAGATGCTTCAGGTTGTGATATTTTCAATAATAATAGGTGTGGCCCTGATCTCCATGGCGCCAAAGCAATCAAAGCCCTTGCTGGAACTACTTGGCTCGTTACAGGAAGTGAGCATGACGGTTGTGCGCTGGAGCATGTTGCTTGCACCAATAGCCGTATTCGGGCTAATATGCAAGTTCACGATCAACCTTGGAGTTGAAGCATTGCTTGGAATGCTGGTATATGTAGGGACAGTACTGCTTGGACTTTTGATGTTACTGCTGTTCTATATGCTGATAGTGGCTACCGTGGCAAGAAAGAATCCTATCAGCTTTCTCCAGTCATCCAGGGACGTATTACTGCTTGCCTTCTCCACATCAAGTTCTGCCGCTGTGATGCCCTTGTCAATCAAGACAGCTGAGGAGAAGCTTGGTGTCAGATCATCCATATCCCAGTTCGTGGTACCTCTGGGAGCAACGATAAACATGAATGGTACGGCTCTATACCAGAGTATTGCAGCAGTCTTCCTTGCACAGGTTTTCGGAGTGGACCTTGGTTTTGGTGCACTGCTACTCCTGATGGTGACTGTTGTGGGAGCTTCCATAGGAACACCGTCTACTCCGGGAGTCGGTATTGTCATCCTGGCAATGATCTTGAGTACCGTGGGTGTGCCTACCGCCGGAATAGCTCTGATAATCGGTGTGGACAGGATTCTTGACATGAGCCGTACGGCTGTGAACGTGATAGGGGATATCGTTACCTGTGTTGTAATGGACAAATGGGTGGACGGAAAAGAGACTGCATTCGAAGAGCCTGCTGAGTTTACAAGACATGAAATGCCAAGACCTTCCATCGGGGAAGACATTGCTGTAAGTCATGCAGATCAGCAGGCATGA
- the hisG gene encoding ATP phosphoribosyltransferase, whose amino-acid sequence MIDIALPKGSLEEQTFLLFKQADLEIKKTDRDYNPKINDPRIDKIKILRPQEIPGYIAEGYFDLGISGLDWVTESDSDVVEVADLPYSKQGAGNVKIVIAVPKDAPIESARDVKPNSRVTTEYPKMTKKFFEERGIPVDIHFSYGATEAKVPDLMDVVVDLTETGSTLRKNGLKIVDIIMESSSKLIANKKSWEDPVKRQEIEEIKTLLLSVIKARGKVLIDMNVPADKLDAVIEALPSMKRPTVSQLYKSDFYAVETVVNKNEVNLLIPKLKSLGAEDILEMDISKIVY is encoded by the coding sequence ATGATAGATATAGCTCTCCCCAAAGGCAGTTTAGAGGAACAGACCTTCCTTTTGTTCAAGCAGGCGGACCTCGAGATTAAAAAGACGGACAGGGATTACAATCCTAAGATAAATGATCCCAGGATCGATAAGATCAAGATACTCAGGCCACAGGAAATTCCCGGCTATATTGCAGAGGGTTACTTCGATCTTGGAATCTCGGGACTGGACTGGGTTACCGAATCCGATTCCGATGTCGTGGAAGTGGCTGATCTGCCATACAGCAAGCAGGGTGCGGGTAACGTGAAGATCGTCATAGCAGTGCCCAAGGATGCACCAATTGAAAGTGCGAGGGATGTAAAACCCAACAGCAGGGTGACCACAGAATACCCGAAGATGACAAAGAAATTCTTCGAAGAACGTGGCATTCCGGTGGATATACATTTCTCCTACGGTGCAACAGAGGCAAAAGTACCCGATCTCATGGATGTTGTTGTGGATCTCACAGAGACAGGATCTACCCTGCGCAAGAACGGCCTTAAGATAGTGGATATTATCATGGAATCATCCTCCAAGCTTATAGCAAACAAAAAGAGCTGGGAAGACCCTGTGAAAAGACAGGAAATAGAAGAGATAAAGACACTTCTGCTCTCTGTGATCAAGGCAAGGGGGAAGGTGCTCATTGACATGAACGTTCCTGCAGATAAGCTGGATGCGGTTATTGAGGCTCTGCCTTCCATGAAAAGGCCGACAGTATCACAACTCTACAAATCAGATTTCTATGCTGTGGAAACTGTTGTAAACAAAAATGAAGTAAACCTATTGATACCCAAACTCAAATCCCTGGGAGCCGAGGATATACTTGAGATGGATATCTCAAAGATAGTTTACTAG
- a CDS encoding DUF998 domain-containing protein, which produces MTAESTNRPDISYQNIAGALLFIAGVIVFLGITTAEAVYPSYSTSQNMISDLGATVPPNSIIVQPAASIFNSTMILSGLCIIFSAYFLYRSSGMDIFTTTLALFGIGVFGVGIFPGNFGAIHAIFALLAFLSGGIAAIVSYRQSSSPLNYFSVILGLIALLDLLLYYILGMESPFAVLGPGGLERWIAYPIVLWMIGFGGYLMGLSQSHFSGE; this is translated from the coding sequence ATGACCGCAGAAAGTACAAACCGGCCTGACATCAGTTATCAAAACATTGCAGGCGCACTGCTGTTTATTGCAGGTGTGATAGTATTTTTAGGGATAACCACGGCAGAGGCAGTATATCCCAGTTACAGTACATCGCAGAACATGATAAGTGATCTTGGAGCCACTGTACCACCCAACAGCATCATAGTCCAGCCTGCGGCAAGCATATTCAATTCCACCATGATACTATCCGGTCTATGCATAATCTTTTCCGCATATTTTTTGTATCGCTCATCCGGGATGGATATATTCACCACCACATTGGCTCTTTTCGGAATTGGCGTGTTTGGTGTGGGTATATTCCCCGGAAACTTTGGCGCGATTCATGCAATATTCGCTTTGCTGGCATTTCTCTCTGGAGGTATTGCCGCAATTGTGAGTTACAGACAGAGTTCATCTCCGCTCAATTATTTCTCGGTTATACTTGGACTTATAGCGCTTCTTGATCTGCTTCTGTACTATATCCTTGGTATGGAAAGCCCCTTTGCCGTTCTTGGTCCCGGAGGACTTGAACGCTGGATAGCATATCCTATAGTTCTGTGGATGATCGGTTTTGGAGGATATCTGATGGGACTGTCACAGTCACATTTTTCCGGGGAGTAA
- a CDS encoding metal-binding protein — MPDGKTHEMINMAVLIVAVSGLLYLATLKEALLIAGYLNTYTIMTFAVAYLFATFFLSPDLDIESSSYKRWGIFRILWWPYKVIFKHRGFSHNLILGPLSIVMNLALIAIPVLLLAGVQPQSLPPDFIIAAVAGMVLSMEVHIISDNFISGIKGAF, encoded by the coding sequence ATGCCAGACGGAAAAACACATGAGATGATCAATATGGCAGTATTGATAGTTGCAGTTTCAGGACTTCTGTATCTTGCAACACTGAAAGAAGCACTTCTTATCGCCGGTTACCTGAATACATATACAATAATGACTTTTGCCGTTGCATACCTTTTTGCAACGTTCTTCCTCAGCCCGGACCTGGATATCGAGAGCAGTTCTTACAAAAGATGGGGGATATTCAGGATACTATGGTGGCCCTATAAGGTTATATTCAAGCACAGGGGCTTCTCTCACAACCTGATACTTGGCCCGCTTTCCATAGTGATGAACCTTGCATTGATAGCCATACCTGTGCTGTTGCTTGCAGGTGTACAACCGCAGAGTCTTCCACCTGACTTTATCATAGCCGCTGTTGCAGGAATGGTGCTATCCATGGAAGTCCATATAATTTCAGATAACTTCATATCAGGTATAAAAGGAGCCTTCTGA
- a CDS encoding CDGSH iron-sulfur domain-containing protein: MDKQDKPIIEVSKNGPYIVRDLKTLRNSKGIFIETGPVMALCRCGKSKKMPFCDGSHLKNDFSGEKKDDRVPDRIETFHGKNITIHSNRGVCSHAAHCVEILPSVFRKGKEPRIDPNDAEAEEIAKLIRMCPSGALSYTIDDVHYRDYPHEPEIFVSKDSAYHVVGGIKLNDPDGSKPETEDHYTLCRCGASKNKPFCDGSHFEVGFKDPKN; this comes from the coding sequence GTGGATAAGCAGGATAAACCGATTATAGAAGTCTCAAAGAACGGGCCGTATATTGTGAGAGATCTTAAGACACTTCGCAATTCAAAGGGAATCTTTATCGAGACAGGTCCGGTCATGGCACTGTGTAGATGTGGAAAATCAAAAAAAATGCCTTTTTGCGACGGTTCACACCTGAAGAACGATTTCTCAGGGGAAAAGAAAGATGATCGTGTCCCGGACAGAATTGAAACCTTCCATGGGAAGAATATTACCATTCACAGTAACAGGGGAGTATGCAGCCATGCGGCCCACTGTGTCGAGATTCTGCCTTCGGTATTCAGGAAGGGAAAAGAACCGAGAATCGATCCAAATGATGCCGAAGCTGAAGAGATAGCAAAGTTGATCAGAATGTGTCCTTCAGGGGCTCTGAGCTATACCATCGACGATGTACACTACAGGGATTATCCACATGAACCGGAGATATTTGTTTCAAAGGACAGTGCCTATCATGTTGTCGGCGGGATAAAATTAAATGATCCCGATGGTTCAAAACCCGAAACAGAGGATCATTACACTCTTTGCAGATGCGGAGCTTCAAAAAATAAGCCATTCTGTGATGGCAGCCACTTTGAAGTCGGTTTCAAAGATCCAAAAAATTGA
- a CDS encoding SatD family protein, translated as MVNRNTLYAVITGDLVGSSEIDYACRKAVLSYMHDSFRFLEKEMNLKDDILLSFEIFRGDSFQAVLNPQHALLASVILYLKLGIFDRKGADLSVRISIGIGSIDYLPESGNIGEADGMAFRLSGKALDSMKKNNQYLMITSPEPALDLLFESQCAFFDLTASRWTDIQKEILLGKLSGLTQEEIAAMKGKTQSSVSQSLKAAGFDAIKTFLDNYESLFAYPGIFMQSDKNGPEHF; from the coding sequence TTGGTCAATAGAAATACTTTGTATGCTGTTATAACAGGAGACCTTGTCGGCTCATCCGAGATAGATTATGCTTGCAGGAAGGCGGTCCTTTCATACATGCATGACTCCTTCAGGTTCCTGGAAAAAGAGATGAATTTAAAGGATGATATTCTTCTGTCTTTTGAGATATTCAGAGGTGACAGTTTTCAGGCCGTGCTTAACCCACAGCATGCGTTGCTGGCTTCTGTGATCCTTTATCTGAAGCTGGGTATCTTTGATAGGAAAGGAGCGGACCTGTCAGTAAGGATATCGATCGGTATTGGCTCGATCGACTATCTTCCTGAATCCGGGAATATCGGAGAAGCAGACGGCATGGCTTTCCGTTTATCCGGAAAAGCCCTGGACAGCATGAAAAAAAACAATCAGTATCTGATGATAACCAGTCCTGAACCTGCACTGGATCTGCTGTTCGAATCCCAGTGTGCGTTCTTTGATTTAACAGCAAGCAGGTGGACGGATATACAGAAAGAGATATTGCTTGGAAAACTCTCAGGTCTTACACAGGAAGAGATAGCAGCCATGAAGGGAAAGACCCAGTCTTCCGTATCACAGAGTCTCAAGGCCGCTGGATTTGATGCAATAAAGACTTTCCTTGACAACTACGAAAGCTTATTTGCGTATCCCGGTATATTCATGCAGAGTGATAAAAATGGACCCGAGCATTTTTGA
- a CDS encoding DUF3307 domain-containing protein, which produces MDPSIFDISLLARLILAHLLADFVFQTRSMVDDRFENRWLSHWLYIHGLLAGLLAYLLSGHYAYTGLFIAYTIVHILIDGFKSTRNDDLKWFVLDQTVHMITIIALWSAITGPEILLTGLRSATLNIENVWILVVAYTIAIWPSGILIGKFTEPWHQEKDGTEGEGLPNAGLWIGRLERFLLLTFVLLSQYQAIGLLVTAKSIFRFTTDRKVSEYILIGTFLSFTIAVLVGIVTKWIIGSDF; this is translated from the coding sequence ATGGACCCGAGCATTTTTGATATATCCCTGCTGGCACGACTAATCCTGGCTCATTTGCTCGCTGACTTCGTGTTCCAGACCAGGTCCATGGTGGACGACCGTTTTGAAAACAGGTGGCTTTCACACTGGCTTTACATTCACGGCCTGCTTGCAGGCCTGCTTGCATATTTGCTCTCAGGTCATTATGCTTACACAGGGCTGTTTATTGCTTACACTATCGTCCATATACTGATAGACGGCTTTAAATCAACCCGCAATGACGATCTGAAATGGTTTGTTCTGGATCAAACGGTCCATATGATCACGATTATCGCACTCTGGTCAGCAATAACAGGTCCTGAAATACTCCTGACAGGTCTCCGGTCTGCAACACTTAACATCGAGAATGTATGGATACTAGTCGTTGCCTACACAATAGCCATCTGGCCAAGTGGTATTCTAATAGGCAAGTTTACAGAGCCCTGGCATCAGGAAAAGGACGGCACAGAAGGTGAAGGCCTGCCCAACGCCGGACTCTGGATCGGTCGTCTGGAGAGATTCCTTCTCCTGACATTTGTCCTGCTCAGCCAGTATCAGGCAATAGGTTTGCTTGTCACTGCAAAATCCATATTCAGATTCACAACTGACAGAAAGGTAAGTGAATATATTCTCATAGGCACCTTTCTAAGTTTTACTATCGCGGTTCTTGTGGGCATTGTTACAAAATGGATAATTGGCTCTGATTTCTAG
- a CDS encoding PEP-utilizing enzyme yields MNWKKKFGLAQDIEWTKRDDDIYVLQSRPVTISQNSEKLWYLSLRRNIDNLHTLRKKIEDKLIPEMISDAKLLQSINPALMDDNKLAEEIIRRKKLYEEWNKRYTDEFIPFAHGMRLFGQVYNDRVKPSNPYEFMDLLSGSEMLSIKRNEGINRLAGILRNDASLMDKAKNGVVEGDFAEGLEKLFRDFGHSGIFKTRKDLLGHIIKLASNPEKEKQDQEDSSELERSFISAFEEEEKGFAEELLDIARISYRLRDDDNIHLGRIEHQYLLSLNEAKMRIAARSDKLDPEDNFELEELVKALRDSAYIPEKKMRISREDVTLHEKKNVRQIQGQPAGEGIVTGRARVIDEKQDLFDIKSGEIMVCDSIDPNMTFVVPLVSGIVERRGGMLIHGAIIAREYGIPCVTGIPDATKIIANKDEVTVDGYLGIVTIRKGEGKY; encoded by the coding sequence TTGAACTGGAAAAAAAAATTCGGGCTGGCTCAGGATATTGAGTGGACTAAAAGGGATGATGATATTTATGTGCTGCAGTCAAGACCCGTGACAATCTCTCAGAACAGTGAAAAGCTCTGGTATCTCTCACTCAGGAGAAATATTGATAATTTACACACCCTTCGCAAAAAAATAGAGGATAAATTAATCCCGGAGATGATAAGTGATGCAAAATTACTGCAATCCATCAATCCTGCATTAATGGACGACAATAAGCTCGCCGAAGAGATAATCCGAAGGAAAAAACTTTATGAAGAATGGAATAAGCGTTACACCGACGAGTTCATCCCATTTGCACATGGCATGAGACTCTTCGGTCAGGTCTACAATGATAGGGTTAAACCGTCAAACCCCTACGAATTCATGGATCTGCTTTCGGGTTCTGAGATGCTGAGTATAAAAAGGAATGAAGGTATCAACAGACTTGCAGGTATACTCAGAAATGATGCATCTCTCATGGACAAAGCAAAAAATGGGGTTGTTGAGGGAGATTTTGCAGAAGGCCTTGAAAAGCTGTTCAGGGATTTCGGTCATTCGGGAATCTTCAAAACCAGGAAAGACCTGCTTGGTCACATAATAAAGCTGGCCTCAAATCCTGAAAAGGAAAAGCAAGATCAAGAAGACAGCAGTGAACTGGAAAGGTCTTTTATTTCCGCTTTTGAGGAAGAGGAAAAAGGCTTTGCCGAGGAATTACTTGATATCGCACGTATCAGCTATCGCCTGAGGGATGACGACAACATCCATCTGGGAAGGATAGAGCATCAGTATCTCCTAAGCCTGAACGAGGCAAAGATGAGAATAGCAGCAAGATCCGACAAACTTGACCCAGAAGATAATTTTGAACTGGAAGAACTTGTAAAGGCGCTCAGGGACAGTGCATACATTCCTGAAAAGAAAATGAGGATAAGCAGAGAGGATGTGACCCTGCATGAAAAGAAAAATGTCAGGCAGATTCAGGGACAGCCGGCAGGTGAGGGGATAGTTACCGGAAGAGCACGGGTTATTGACGAAAAACAGGATCTCTTCGACATTAAGTCCGGAGAGATCATGGTCTGCGATTCCATAGATCCGAATATGACCTTTGTTGTGCCATTGGTCAGCGGTATAGTCGAGCGCAGGGGCGGAATGCTGATACACGGTGCTATTATTGCACGTGAATACGGGATTCCCTGTGTAACCGGAATACCTGATGCAACAAAAATAATTGCAAACAAAGACGAAGTTACGGTTGATGGCTATCTGGGAATTGTAACCATCAGAAAAGGTGAAGGAAAATATTAG
- a CDS encoding PEP/pyruvate-binding domain-containing protein, whose translation MEEIRENDGKLIGSKAFSLHTITGEELKVPPFICITTEAYERYLESTSIKGRIILELSRKDIKDMRWEEMWDTSLRIRNMFLNTPIPEELDRGIREQLIKYFSDTAVVVRSSAPGEDSEKTSFAGLHESYVNVRGIDSIMEHIRLVWASLWSDAALLYREELGLDINHSSMAVLVQELVAGEVSGIVFSKGPENNNQMVIEAVHGLNKGLVDGDVEPDRWLVDREKKSIIRHSGPSVRGKIVRLKETGTALEKLPENLSDTIPLKEKDVLEIHYIALELEKKIRAGSGY comes from the coding sequence ATGGAAGAAATACGGGAAAATGACGGGAAACTAATCGGCTCAAAGGCATTTTCATTACACACGATCACCGGAGAAGAATTGAAGGTTCCTCCTTTTATCTGCATCACCACGGAAGCCTATGAAAGATATCTTGAATCCACCTCCATCAAAGGCAGGATAATACTGGAACTCTCAAGAAAGGATATCAAGGACATGCGCTGGGAGGAGATGTGGGACACATCTCTGAGAATAAGGAATATGTTCCTGAACACACCAATCCCTGAAGAACTTGACCGGGGTATCCGTGAGCAGTTGATCAAATACTTTTCAGATACAGCTGTTGTTGTCAGGTCCTCTGCACCCGGAGAGGATTCAGAAAAAACATCCTTTGCAGGACTTCACGAATCCTATGTCAATGTTCGGGGAATTGATTCCATTATGGAACACATAAGGCTCGTGTGGGCGTCTCTCTGGTCGGATGCTGCTCTGCTGTACAGGGAAGAGCTGGGACTGGATATCAATCACAGCAGTATGGCCGTACTTGTCCAGGAACTTGTGGCAGGGGAAGTATCGGGTATTGTTTTTAGCAAGGGTCCTGAGAACAACAACCAGATGGTGATAGAAGCTGTTCATGGTTTGAACAAGGGACTGGTGGATGGTGATGTGGAACCAGACAGATGGCTGGTTGACAGAGAAAAAAAATCCATAATCAGACATTCTGGCCCGTCCGTCCGGGGTAAGATCGTACGATTAAAGGAGACCGGTACGGCGCTGGAAAAACTACCTGAGAACTTATCAGATACCATTCCACTGAAAGAAAAGGATGTTCTGGAAATACATTATATTGCCCTTGAACTGGAAAAAAAAATTCGGGCTGGCTCAGGATATTGA